GCGCCTGGGCCGTCCGGTTCGGCAGGGCCCGGCCGGTTCCCCTGCGGGTGTGGCACGAGGGATGGCGACCCCGGGGGGTCGCCATCGACCTCGGCACGACCACGCTCGTCGTGTCCCTGGTGGACCTCGGGTCCGGTCGGCGGCTCGCGTCTCGCAGCGGGCTGAACCCCCAGACGCGGTTCGGCCACGACGTGGTGAGCCGGATCTTGGCCGGTTCCCGGCCGGAGGGGCTCCGCACCCTTCGGGACCAGGTCCGGGCCGCGGTGCGCGGCCTCGTGGCCGGGTGCTGCCGGGACGCCGGCGTGGCCCCCGATGAGGTGCTGGAAGCGGTGGTGGGCGGCAACACCACCATGCTCCACCTGGCCCTCGGAAAGGATCCCGCCCCGCTCGGCCGGTTCCCGTTTCGGCACGGGCTGCGAACCGGTTGCACCCGCTCCCTTCGGCCCTGGCGGCTCGGGGTCAACCCGGCGGCCCGGCTCTACGTGCCGCCCGTGGCCCACGCCTTCGTGGGGAGCGACGTCACCGTGGGGCTCTGGGCCACGGGGTTCTTCCGGGCCGAACGGCCCGAGCTGTTCTTGGACGTGGGAACCAACGGCGAGGTGGCGCTGACGGCCGGCGGCCGGCGCCTGGTCACCTCGGCCGCGGCCGGGCCGGCGTTCGAGGGAATGGGGATCCGGTTCGGCATGCGGGCCGCGGCCGGTGCGATCGAGGGGGTGGGGTGGAACGGCCGCGACCTGGTGGTGCGCACCGTGGGCGGCGGGCCCGCCCGGGGGATCTGCGGAAGCGGGCTCGCCGACGCGGTGGCCGTCCTTCTGGACCTCGGCGTGATCGACCCGACGGGCAGGGTGCTCCGAAGGGAGGAGTTCGGGGGGGCGGCGGCGCTGCGGGAGCGGCTCCGGCTCCTGGAGGGCAAGCCGGCGGTACACCTGGCGAAGGGGGTGTACCTGACCCAGGCGGACGTGCGACAGGTTCAGCTGGCCAAGGCCGCGATTCGGGCGGCCGTGGACTGCCTGCTGGACGTTGCAGGGGTGGGGCCAGAGGCCCTGGGGCGGGTGGTCCTGGCCGGCGGGTTCGGCCGCCACCTGCGGCCCGAGGGCCTGGAGCGGATCGGCCTTCTTCCGCCGGGCCTCGTCTCGCGGGTGGTCTCCGCCGGGAACACCAGCCAGGCCGGGTGCGAGGCCCTGCTCCGGGACGCTCGGGCCCGCTCCCGTTTGAAGCGGGCGGTGCGGTCGCTGGAGCACGTGGGCCTGGCGGGGTCTCCGGGGTTCCAGGACCGCTTCCTGGCCGCGATGCGGTTCCCAACGATGTCAAAGCCCTGGATACTTTAGCCGGGCTTTTCGTCCGTAAGGGGCGATGGTCCCTACTCGTTCGCTCGGGGCTGGGTCTGATCCAGCCGGAAGGCCTGCCCCTCTGGGCAGGCCTTGCTAAAGATGAGGAGAACCTCGCAGCGCGTACTTCTCAATCTTTGCGTACAGGGTCTTTCGGTCCACACCCAGAATCTCCGCCGCTCGGCTCTTGTTCCAGTTGGTCGACTCTAGCACGGCTCGGATATGGTCCCGTTCTATCACCCACAGTGGCGACAGCCCGTGACGTCCGGAGGGGGACAGGGGCCGCGGGCCCGTTCCAAAGGGGAGTAGATCGGGAGTGAGCAGGGGACGCTCGGCAAGGATGCACGCCCGACGCACCACGTTCTTGAGCTCGCGGACGTTGCCCGGCCAGTGGTAGGCCTCCATGGCCCGAAGCGTCTCCGGGGCGACCACCCACTCCCCTCCTTTCCTGGGAGGGATCGAACGGAGAAAGTGATGGGTGAGGGGCTCGATGTCTGGGAGGCGTTCCCGCAACGGCGGCAGCCTCACGGCGAAAAGATTGATTCGATAATAGAGGTCTTCTCGAAACAGCCCCGACCGGACCCGCTCTTCCAGATTCCGGTTCGAAGCGAACATGAGCCGGACACTGACCCGGATGTCCCGGTTTCCCCCGAGACGTCGAAAGGTTTGGGTCTCGAGGACCCGCAACAGCTTCACCTGGACGTCCAGGGGCATCTCCGAGACTTCGTCCAGGAACAGGGTGCCCCCGTCTGCCAGTTCGAAGGCACCCACCCGGTTTTTCGTCGCGCCGGTGAATGCTCCTGCCGTGTGGCCAAACAGCTCGCTCTCCGCCGTGTGGACGTCCAGTCGGCCGCAGTTCACGGCCACGAAAGGGCGGTTGGCCCGGGAACTGCCGGCGTGGAGCGCCCGGGCCACCATCTCCTTGCCGGTCCCGCTCTCCCCCAGGATCAAGACCGGCTCCATGGTGTTCGCTACCCGCTCCACCAACTCTATCGTTTTCAGGAACGCCGGGCTCCTGCCGACCAAGAGATGTCCGGTAGATCGTTCCGCCTCGATTCGTAGGTTTATGTTCTGAAGGCGAAGTCGGTTTTTTTCGTGAGCCTTGTTTACGACCAGCTCGAGCTCGGCCAGCTTGATGGGTTTGGTCAGGTAGTCGTATGCCCCTAACTTGATGCATTCGACGGCCGATTCGATGGTCCCATGGCCGGTCAGTATGACGATCTCCGGGATGGTGGTTTCCCTTCTCATTTCCTTCAGCGTCTGAACCCCATCCAGACCGGGCATCCGGATATCGAGCAGGACCACGTTGAAGATCTCTTCGCGGTACCGGGCGAGCCCCTCTTCACCGTTCCGGGCGGTCTCCACCAGATGTCCGGACCGGCTGAACTCCTTGCTGAGAAGCCGGCGTAGGGGTTCCTCGTCGTCTACCACGAGGATTTTGGCACGGTCCATTACGGTGCCCCTCCCGCCGCCGGTAACACGACGGTGAATGTCGTCCCTCCGCCCACCTCGCTGTGGACTGAGATCTCGCCGCGGTGGCGTCGGACGATGTTGTAGCTCACCGAAAGGCCAAGCCCCAGTCCTTCCCCCACTCCTTTCGTGGTGAAAAAGGGATCCCAGATCCGCTCCAGCAGATCCTCAGGGATGCCCGGGCCGTTGTCCTCTACCTCGAACACCACCGAATACTCTTGCGGAAAGGCCCTGAGCTCGACCTTGCCTCCGCGTCCAACGGCTTGAAGGGCGTTTGTGGCCAGGTTCAGGATCACCTGGCGCAGGGCTGCCGGGTCTCCCTGCACACACGGAACCGCTGGGGCTGCCTCCACGTGAAGCTCCACGTCATGGTACCGGGCCATGTGGCCCAGGAGCTGGACCGCCTCGTCCATCAGCTGCCGAAGGTCCACCGGTCCTGAGCTGTGCTCGGACTTCCGGCTGAAACTCAGGAGGCTGTCAATGATCCCCTTGCACCGGTACACCTCGCGGACGATGACCTCCAGGTATTCGGGGAAGTCCTCCAGGCGAGGATCGGCCGCAAGCTCGGATTGATCCCGAAGCCGGCGTTGCAATGCCTCAGCGTACCCGGCTACCGAACTCAACGGGTTGTTGATCTCGTGGGCCACGCCGGCGGCAAGCACCCCCAGGCTCGTGAGCTTTTCCGCTTGGAGGAGTTGGAGCTCCCTCACCCTCTTTTCCGTCACGTCCCGCAAGAAGACCAGAGCCCGGGCGAATCGTCCGTCCGCATCCGCAATGGGGGTGGCCGTGGTCTCCAGGTACCTGGCGCCCTTAGGCCCTTCGATGGTGAGGGAGTCGTCCCGAACCTCGCCCCGCAGAGCGCCGGCCACCGGGCAGCCCGGGGCACCGCACTCCCTTGCCGGATGGAAAAACCGTCGGCAGGTGGCGGGCTCGGAGACCGCGTCGGGAAAGATCTCTGCCCACACGTGATTGGAGTACTGGAGGCGGCCGGCCGCGTCGAACACGGCGACCCCATCCTTGATGGCTCCGAAAACGGCCTGCAGCTCGTTGGTCCGGACGCGGAGATCCCGGTTGATGGCCTCGAGTTCACGGATCTTCTGCTTGACGTCCGCGTAGAATCCGATCTTCGAGCTCTCGAGCCCGAGCAGATGCTCCAGTTGGTTCTCATCGATTGGACGGTTCATCGTGTCCCGTCAAAATGCACGGACTAGGATCTCCTGCAGCTCCTCGGGGCCGGCCTCCCGAGGCGCGGTGAGAATGCACGTGTCCTCCACGGCCCGTTGGGCCACCAGGCTCAGATCCTCCTCACGGACGCCAAGTCGTCGCAGGGATCGAGGGGCTCCGGAGCGGTCGATGAGCAGGTCCACCTGTTCCTGGACGATCTCCGAGGCCCGGAACGCGTCCCCTTCGGAGCGGTGCCCCAAGCCCCAGGCGAGTTCCGGCAGTTTCTCCGTGACCGCGGAAAGATTGTATCGAATGACCTGGGGCAGCAGCACGGCGTTGATGCTTCCGTGTCCCACCCCGTAAAGGCCTCCGATCGGGTGAGCCAAGGCGTGGACGATCCCCAAAAGGGCGTTGGAAAACGCCATGCCCGCGTGGAGGCTGGCCCGCGCGAGATTTTCCAGATCTCCGTCCTTGCGTTCTCGAACCGCCGGCACGAGGCTCGCCGACAGAAGCCGGACGGCCCTGATCGCGTGTACGTCAGTGAGGCTGGTGGCCGCCACCGAAAAAAAGGCTTCCACAGCGTGGCTCAAGGCGTCGAACGCAGTGCTGCAGACGTACTCTTCTGGAAGCGTGCGGAGCGTGT
This is a stretch of genomic DNA from Deferrisoma camini S3R1. It encodes these proteins:
- a CDS encoding sigma-54-dependent transcriptional regulator, which gives rise to MDRAKILVVDDEEPLRRLLSKEFSRSGHLVETARNGEEGLARYREEIFNVVLLDIRMPGLDGVQTLKEMRRETTIPEIVILTGHGTIESAVECIKLGAYDYLTKPIKLAELELVVNKAHEKNRLRLQNINLRIEAERSTGHLLVGRSPAFLKTIELVERVANTMEPVLILGESGTGKEMVARALHAGSSRANRPFVAVNCGRLDVHTAESELFGHTAGAFTGATKNRVGAFELADGGTLFLDEVSEMPLDVQVKLLRVLETQTFRRLGGNRDIRVSVRLMFASNRNLEERVRSGLFREDLYYRINLFAVRLPPLRERLPDIEPLTHHFLRSIPPRKGGEWVVAPETLRAMEAYHWPGNVRELKNVVRRACILAERPLLTPDLLPFGTGPRPLSPSGRHGLSPLWVIERDHIRAVLESTNWNKSRAAEILGVDRKTLYAKIEKYALRGSPHL
- a CDS encoding two-component system sensor histidine kinase NtrB is translated as MNRPIDENQLEHLLGLESSKIGFYADVKQKIRELEAINRDLRVRTNELQAVFGAIKDGVAVFDAAGRLQYSNHVWAEIFPDAVSEPATCRRFFHPARECGAPGCPVAGALRGEVRDDSLTIEGPKGARYLETTATPIADADGRFARALVFLRDVTEKRVRELQLLQAEKLTSLGVLAAGVAHEINNPLSSVAGYAEALQRRLRDQSELAADPRLEDFPEYLEVIVREVYRCKGIIDSLLSFSRKSEHSSGPVDLRQLMDEAVQLLGHMARYHDVELHVEAAPAVPCVQGDPAALRQVILNLATNALQAVGRGGKVELRAFPQEYSVVFEVEDNGPGIPEDLLERIWDPFFTTKGVGEGLGLGLSVSYNIVRRHRGEISVHSEVGGGTTFTVVLPAAGGAP
- a CDS encoding ASKHA domain-containing protein, yielding MTTFRIEPGGRTVTARPGETLWQALQRAGLAPDAPCGGNGVCGGCRVRVRGSRPAPPTPHRNLTPADGASGIRLACRLVPQEGWVVELVGPDAAVKIVEAGGWEGPPGEPWARVEGASGAWAVRFGRARPVPLRVWHEGWRPRGVAIDLGTTTLVVSLVDLGSGRRLASRSGLNPQTRFGHDVVSRILAGSRPEGLRTLRDQVRAAVRGLVAGCCRDAGVAPDEVLEAVVGGNTTMLHLALGKDPAPLGRFPFRHGLRTGCTRSLRPWRLGVNPAARLYVPPVAHAFVGSDVTVGLWATGFFRAERPELFLDVGTNGEVALTAGGRRLVTSAAAGPAFEGMGIRFGMRAAAGAIEGVGWNGRDLVVRTVGGGPARGICGSGLADAVAVLLDLGVIDPTGRVLRREEFGGAAALRERLRLLEGKPAVHLAKGVYLTQADVRQVQLAKAAIRAAVDCLLDVAGVGPEALGRVVLAGGFGRHLRPEGLERIGLLPPGLVSRVVSAGNTSQAGCEALLRDARARSRLKRAVRSLEHVGLAGSPGFQDRFLAAMRFPTMSKPWIL